The nucleotide sequence CGCCGGGTTCTCCGGGGCGTTGGAGGCGCCTCCGCCGCAGGCCAGTAGAGACAAAGTGGCGAGGCCGGCGAGGGCCTTGGCGAAATTCCGTGACATGGGATCCCCTCGAGAATTGCGGTGTCGTGGCGTGGGACGCTTATCGTCCGCGGGTCCACGGGATTGCGTCATTTCTTAGTTTTTGGAAGGATTCGGCAAGTACTACCTATGATTCCCTCGAACTTCCGTCGGGACTAAGCCTGCTCCAGCTTCGGCTCGTCCCGCAGCTGCACCGGCTTGCCGGGCTTGTGCAGCTTCATGTTCAGAAGCTCGACGAAGAGCGAGAAGGCCATCGCGAAGTAGATGTAGCCCTTGTTGATGTGCTGGCCGACGCCCTCGATGGTGAGCATCACGCCGATCAGCAACAGGAAGGCCAGGGCCAGCATCTTGAAGGTGGGATGCCTCTCGATGAAGCGGCTCACCTTGCCGGCAAAGACGATCATCACCCCCACCGCGATCACCACCGCCGCGATCATGATCTCGATGTGCTTGGCCATGCCGACCGCCGTGATGACCGAGTCCAGCGAGAAGATGATGTCCAGCGCCAAGATCTGCAGAATCACCGCGCTGAAAGAACGCACCGCGACTTTTTTGTCCGCGTGCTCGGCGCCCTCCAGCTTGTCGTGGATCTCGTAAGTGGCCTTGGCGATGAGGAAGAGGCCGCCGATCAGCAGGATCAGGTCGCGCCCCGAGAAGCCGTGATCTAAAATTTCGAAGAGCGGCTTGGTCAGGCCCATCACCCAGCTGATCCCCAAGAGCAGGGCGATCCGCATGGCCATCGCCAGGAAGAGGCCGATCTGCCGGGCCTTGCCCTGCTGGTGCGCCGGGAGCTTCCCGGTCAGGATGGCGATGAAGACGATGTTGTCGATGCCCAGGACGATCTCGAGGCTGGTCAGGGTGAGGAGGGCGACGAGGTTTTCGGGGGTGAACAATTCGGCCATGGCGGCTTCATAGCCGGAAGTCCCGATTCGTCAAATCAAAAATAACCGCGCTCAATCGCGGCCGTAATAGGCCTTGGTCGGGGGTTGCAGCCAGTAGATCAGCAGCGGGACGCAGATCGGGATGAAGCAGGGGCTGCCCAGGCCCAGGCAGATCAGGATGATGTGGTAGATCCAGGCCCCCGGGGAACGCGGCAGGAAGAAGGTCGCGACGAAGACGCCGATCAGGGCCAGGCTCATCATGCCCAAAAAGACCAAGTAACCGGTCATCAGCCAGGGAGGCGCGTCGGGCTCGACCATCCAATGCTTGGCGAAGACTAGCCCCAGGACGGAGAGGGCCAGCGTCAGGGTATAGATGAAGATCATGACGGCGCAATAAAAGCGGTACCATTTGACGACGCCGGGCGTGGGGATGGCGGGAAGATTCATGGGGACCTCGGGTGCAGGAGCGTGAAGAGCCCGCGCAGCGTGGCCGGCAGGCTAGGCGCGGCGCGCATCGTCTCGATGTCGAGGGCGTGGATTTGGCCGTTCTTGACGGCGGGGATCGAAGGGAAATTTTTCCAAAAATCCGCCCTGCCCCGCTTCGCGGCCTCGCCGGCCTCCGAGCCCATCGCGAAGTCGAGGATAACGTCGGGCGCGGCGCGGATCAACAATTCCGTCGTGTAATACGGGTATTTCAGGCGGCTCTCCCTGGCGACGTTCACCGCGCCGATATAGGCCCCCGCTTCGTCGAAGAAGTTGTTTCCCCCCGCCACGACCAGGGGCTGGTAGCCGACCACGTAGAGGACGCGTCGCTTCGGCACCGCCGCGGCCGCGGCCTTCAGGGCGGAGAGCTCCGCCCGCATCTTGGCGACGGTCGCCCGCGCCGCCTCGGCCTTGCCGAGCAAGGCGCCCAGGGCCTCGATCGAGCGCATCGTTTCTTCAAGGCCTGCGAAGCCCAGGGTGTCGACC is from Deltaproteobacteria bacterium PRO3 and encodes:
- a CDS encoding TerC family protein; protein product: MAELFTPENLVALLTLTSLEIVLGIDNIVFIAILTGKLPAHQQGKARQIGLFLAMAMRIALLLGISWVMGLTKPLFEILDHGFSGRDLILLIGGLFLIAKATYEIHDKLEGAEHADKKVAVRSFSAVILQILALDIIFSLDSVITAVGMAKHIEIMIAAVVIAVGVMIVFAGKVSRFIERHPTFKMLALAFLLLIGVMLTIEGVGQHINKGYIYFAMAFSLFVELLNMKLHKPGKPVQLRDEPKLEQA